CACACCAATCATAGATTGGGTACGAGAGCACTACGACAAGGAATATGCACCAAATACCCGCGAAACAATTCGCCGTCAAACGATGCATCAATTCCGCGATGCCGGGATTGCACTTTATAACCCGGATAGGCCAGATCGCCCGGTAAATAGTCCAAAGACTGTCTATCAAATTGGACCCACTGCACTGGCTCTGCTACGCATCTTCAACACACCCGCATGGCATGACGCTTTGGCAACCTATCTGGTTGAGCGTGAAACTCTGGTAACTCGCTATGCTAGGGAACGGGAGCAGAATCGTGTTCCGGTTGAGATTTCACCGGGGAAGAAAATCACTCTTAGCCCCAGTGAGCATAGCGAACTGATTCGAGACATCATTGAAAACTTCGCTCCACGTTTCGCACCGGGTAGTGTGCTGGTTTATGTTGGCGACACTGAAGACAAGTGGGGGTACTTTGATGAAGACCTGCTAGCTAAATTAGGTGTCCGTGTGGATTCACACGGCAAGATGCCTGATGTCGTGCTGTATTATACCGAGAAGAATTGGCTGCTCTTGATCGAGTCAGTTACCAGTCACGGTCCCGTTGATGGCGAGCGGCATGACGAACTCAGCAATCTTTTTGCCGAATCAAAACCTCAGTTGGTTTATGTGAGTGCCTTCCCAAACCGCGCCATCATGGGAAGGTATCTCGGCGAAATTGCGTGGGAAACAGAAGTGTGGGTAGCTGATGCCCCATCACATCTAATCCATTTTGACGGTGAGCGTTTCCTCGGACCATACAATGCGTTATAATAACGCAAGTTGCTTAGTTATGTGCAGCGCGATAAAATTGATCCCTATACCCGTAGATTGGGTATCTTGCCGGTCTACAATACCTCAGCAGGAGGATGCGTGTATAGTAATGAACCAATGAACTAACGAACCAATAAACCGATGAACCAAGAGAAAGGAGTATAATCATGTCAGAATATGCGGTTCTTGGCAAAAGACTCCCCAGAGTCGATGCCCTTGAAAAGGTAACGGGTGCAGCGCAATACGGGGCTGATGTGCATCTGCCCGGTATGCTCTACGGCAAATTTGTTCGTAGCAAACACCCACATGCAAAGATTGTTAGCATCGACACCAGTGAAGCGGAAAAGTTGCCCGGTGTACGCGCTATCATCACCCAAGACGACGTCGAAAGTGGACGACGGGTCTTTGCTTCTGCCAAAGTCCTCTATCTCGGCGAACCGATTGCAGCCGTTGCGGCAATCGATCCAGACATTGCGGAGGAAGCTGCCGACTTGATTCAGGTCAGCTACGAAGTGTTACCTGTTGTTCAAGATGTGACCGAGTCGATTAAGCCGGACGCACCACGTCTACACAGCGATGATACGAAAGATAGCCCTGCCCGTCGAGCGATTAGAACTGAGTTGCGAAGACTTGAGCGAGATGACTCTCAGGATCACAGTGCAGAGATTGCTGAGTTAAACGCACAGTTAGAAGCCATCGAAGATGAGGTTTACTACAATGTCTCCGCTGAAACGCACACAGCAGTTGGCGATGTAGAACAAGGCTTTGCTGAATCGGATCTGGTTGTGGAAGATACGTATGTCATTCCACGGGTTCATCAAACCTACATGGAGCCACACGTTTCCGTTGCAGATGTTGATTCTACCGGCAAGGTCACCGTGTGGGCAAGCACGCAAGGTCCTTTCGCTATCCGATCCGGCATCGCGGGCACGCTCGGTATTCCGCTGAATCAGGTGAACGTTATCGCGACCACAATGGGCGGCGGGTTCGGTGGACGTTTTGGCGTCGCACTCACGCACGTTCCTGCGGTTCTACTCTCTCAGAAGACAGGTCGTCCGGTGAAGATTCAAATGAGCCGTGAAGAGGAGTTTACCGATGGGCGGCCGGCACCGGGGTGCGTAATCACACTAAAAACAGGTGTCAAGAACGACGGTACAATCCTAGCCCGTCAAGCGCTTGCCTTTTGGGATTCCGGTTCCGTGTCGGGTGCATCGATCGGCAGTACCCTTCGAGTACGGGGTGTCTATAAAATTCCGCACCTAAAGGTTGACGCGTATGGCGTTTACACAAATAAATCAGGCACTGCCGCTTATCGCGCACCGGGGACACCGCAAGCTGCCTTCGCTGGCGAATCGCAACTTGATGACATTGCGTGCAAACTCGGCATGGATCCTGTTGAATTTCGCCTCAAGAACATGCGTGAAGAGGGCGATCCCATCCCCGGTGGTGGTCAACGTGGTGGAGCTAGTGAGCCAAAGGTCGGTTACAAGGAAACCTTGCAGGCGGTCGCTGATGCCGTTGACTGGCGGAATCGAACCACAGGTCCCAATCAGGGTTGGGGCGTTGCGATAGGTGACTGGACAAATGGTTGTGGGCCGGGCGGGATGTTTGTCTCTATCCACGAAGATGGAAGTGCACGAATCTTCCACGGCTCGATGGATATCAGCGGTACTGATACTGCGATTACCCAGATCGTTGCCGAAGTGTTGACCCTCCCCTACGAGCAGGTTGCAATCACCCGTGGTGATACTGATTCGGCACCTTATGCAACAGGTTCCGGCGGTAGCGTTGTCACCTTCACGATGGGGAACACGGCCAAGATTGCGGCTGAGGATACGCGCAAACGTATCCTTGAACTTGCTGCTGAACGGTTGAATACGGAGGTTGATAACCTCAAGCTGGATGGGGGACAGGTGACCACAGTTGTCGGTGATCCACCGAAATCGATTGGATTCGGCGAGTTGGCTGCATATAGCCTCTCAACAACAGGTGGTCCCATCGTTGGCAAAGGTTCGTTCGCACGACAACCGACAGCACCTGCCCTTGCCGCACAAATTGCTAAAGTAGAGGTCGATACGGAGACGGGCAGAATCAAGGTGCTGAAGATGGCGTCTTCACAGGATGTCGGTTTTGCTATCAATCCGATGGCAGTTGAGGGACAGATCGAGGGTGGCACGGTACAAGGCTACGCTTGGGCAACCATGGAGGAGATGCAGTATGACGAGAACGGCAGCGTGAATCCGGGCTTCGTCGATTACCGTGTGCCGACCACCGCAGACCTCCCTACTGTGGAATCAATCATCGTTGAGGTAGAAGCACCCAAGGGACCGTTTGGTGCGAAAGGTGTCGGTGAGCCGCCGATTACGCCCACTTTGGCAACGATGGCGAATGCCGTCGCCGATGCCGTTGGTGTCCGGATAACGGAGCTACCGATGACGCCAGAGCGGGTTGTCGATGCAATTAGCGGCAACGGTAAGTAAACCACCGATTCCACAAAACGTACACTTGATATGATAGAAATCCGTAGGTGGGGCATCCCCGATAAATCGGGATTCAAAGCAACTTGCCCCACCGCAATATGCTAGGTTAAGTTGGAAAACTATGACCCCCAAAACACTCGCTGACTGGGTCATTGACGCCCGTCAGCGCACCTTCGATATCGTTGCAGATCTCACCGATGAACAGATAATGAGCCCATATCTTTCAATCGTTAATCCGCTGTTGTGGGAGATTGGGCATGTCGCATGGTTCCAAGAGAAGTGGGTACTGCGAGATACATGCAAAGAGAAGCCGATCCGTGATGATGCCGACGCGCTTTGGGATTCGATTGCGATCCCTCATCAAACACGGTGGGACCTGCCGTTGCCCTCTCGTGAAGGAACGTTAGCGTATATGCGAGAAGTACGGGACCAGATTCTGGACAAGCTTCAGCGTGGGGAACCGAGTGAAGAATTTGCGTATTTTGTGCGCTATACCACTTACCATGAAGACATGCACAATGAGGCGTTCACGTATACACGACAAACTTTGGAATACCCACCGCCACGCTTTTCTGCTGTGCCTGAAGGTCATCGCGATGTCGGAGGCGGTCCATTGCCGGGTGATGCCCAGATCCCTGGTGGTACGTTGATGTTGGGTGCTACACCTGACGAACCCTTCGTGTTTGACAACGAGAAGTGGGCACACCCGGTCGAAATAGAGCCGTTCGCTATTGCGCGTGCCGCAGTGACTCAATCCGAGTTCGCAACGTTTACCGAGGATAACGGTTATCTTCGCAAGGAGTTGTGGAGTGCAGAGGGCTGGGAGTGGCGAGAGTCTGTAAACGCAACGGAGCCCGTCTATTGGCAAAAATCACATAACGGTTGGCTGCGTCGGCATTTCGATAAATGGGTGCCGCTTGAGCCACATCTCCCAATCATTCATGTCAATTATTATGAGGCTGAAGCCTACTGCAGTTGGGCGAAGCGCAGACTTCCAACCGAAACCGAGTGGGAGACAGCGGCTGCTGCCGAACCGAACCCAGCAGGAGACGGATTATCTTCACAGAAACGTTGCTTCCCTTGGGGCAATGAACCCCCAACACCAGAACATGCCAACCTCGACTGGGATGCAATGGGTTGCGTTGATGTGGGAGCGTGCCCAAAAAGCGATAGTGCCTTCGGCTGTCGACAGATGATTGGTAATGTCTGGGAGTGGACTAGCACTCCTTTTCGCCCTTATCCGGGCTTTGAAATTGACCCATACAAGGAATATTCGGAACCCTGGTTTGAAACCCGCAAGGTATTGCGCGGCGGCTGCTGGACGACCCGTTCACGTCTCCTCCGAAATACGTGGCGTAACTTCTATACGCCAGATCGGCGAGATGTATTGGCGGGGTTCCGGACCTGTGCAAGTTGAGCTAACAATCAGATTTGATGGGTGCTAAGTAAGACCTGAAATGCAGGTACAGCTCAGCGCTCATCACTTCATCTTATGGCGAACTGATGATAATACAAGGGCTACCAGACGGTGTCAACCTAATTACGGCACCCCAACACCATCTGCAGCAATCGTTAAAAGACGCGGTTGCAGATGGATTTCAAAAGACTCCAAAAAGTATTCCGCCCCTCTTCTTTTACGACACCCCCGGTTCTCAGCTTTTCGAGCAGATCTGCAAACTCCCCGAATACTATCCAACACGAACCGAGCACAAAATCCTAACAGACGGCGCGCGGGACATCATCAAAACAATCACCGGCGAAGTGGAACTCGTGGAACTTGGCAGTGGGAGTTCTGCCAAAACACGGGTTCTTATTAACGCAATTCTTGCAGATCAACCCCACCTCCACTACATACCGACCGATATTTCCACAGACTTTCTGATCGAATCGTCGATTGCCCTCAAAAATGAGTACGAATCGTTATCGATTACAGCGATTGCTGCGGAGCACAGTGATGCGCTCCGGCTTTTACCCAAAGAGGACGGCCAATCCCGTCTTTTTCTATTCCTCGGTAGCAACATCGGAAACTTTGAGCCGGAGGCAGCGATTGACTTCATCGGACGGATTCGCTGTCAAATGTGTGAGGCTGACCGCCTGCTGATAGGATTTGATCTGGTGAAAGACCATCAAGTGCTTTTCGACGCTTACAACGATAAGGCAGGGGTAACGGCTGAGTTCAACAAAAACCTGTTGGTGCGAATTAACGGCGAATTGGGCGGAGACTTCAAGCTCGATCTGTTCGATCATTACGCGCCGTTTGTTGAGGAACATTCCCGTATCGAAATGCGCCTGATAAGTCGGTGTGTTCAGCAGGTTTACGTGGACGGTCTTGGGCAAAGGTTCGATTTTGAAGAGGGTGAGTATATCCATACGGAAAACAGCTACAAGTATACGCTTAAAGGGTTTGGTTCTCTTTGTGACGAAGTGGGGCTGAAGATGCAGGAGTATTGGCTTGATGAGCGTGGGTGGTTTGCGGTGGGGCTGTTTCGCAAAACCGGAGGAGGATAAGCGTATGAACGAAAGCAAAATTGCACTGCGGGAGGTCGAGATGCGTTTTGGCGATGTTGTCGCTCTCCATTCGACCAACCTGCAGGTCGCAGCGGGGCAAACAACGGTGTTAATCGGTCCGAGCGGTTGTGGCAAATCCACTATTCTACGGCTAATTATAGGCTTGTTAACGCCAACCTCCGGGGAAATCGAATTTGAAGGGAAGCCAGTTTCACAGAATAATATCCTTGCGTTACGGCGTCGGATGGGTTACGTGATTCAGGATGGGGGACTATTTCCGCATCTGACCGCTGCTCAAAATGTGACCCTCATGGCACGGCATCTCCAACCCACCGTTCCAGCAGACGCAATTCAGACGAAGTTGGATGAACTGTGTGAATTGACGCGTTTTCCGCAGGAAGGACTTGCTCGTTATGCCGTTGAACTTTCGGGCGGGCAGCGTCAGCGCGTCAGTTTGATGCGGGCACTTGCTCTGGACCCCGACGTTCTGCTGCTTGATGAGCCGCTTGGAGCGTTAGACCCGATGGTGCGTGCCTCCCTGCAAACAGAGTTGAAAGAGATTTTCAGCAGTCTCGGTAAAACCGTCATCCTCGTCACCCATGATATGGCAGAAGCCGGTTATATCGGAGATAGCATCGTCCTCATGCGTGAGGGGCGCATCCTCCAACAGGGAACGCTTGATGACCTCCGAGAGCGACCGGCTGACGATTTCGTCTCGGAATTCATCACCGCACAACGGAGTCTAGTCCAACTGTAAGGTAGGGTGTAAAAAAGATGAAAAGACAACAAGAACCAACTAGGAAGCGGCAAAGTATTCCTCGTTTCAGGCATCACGTTTCAGGCATCACGTTTTGCACACTCTCTGTGCTTCTGTTGACCTATACTCTGCCTTCTACTGATGCCCAAACAATTGATGTTGGCTCCAAGCGATTTACGGAGTCTTATGTCTTGGGCGAGATAGCAAAGAAATTGCTGGAAGATGTGGGTTATCATGTGGAATTTAAGCAGGGGATGGGCGGCACGATTATCGTGTGGGAGGCACTGAAAAGCGGTGACATCGCCATGTATCCCGACTACACCGGTACAATCCAAGAGACGATTCTGAAATCGGCAACTCCCTTAACATCCGAGCAGATGCGGAGTGCACTCGCTGAACACGGCATCGGCATGACAGGTGAATTGGGCTTCAACAACACCTACGCGTTTGCCATGCGCCGAGCACATAGCGATTCTCTGAACATACATAAAATTTCAGACCTGCAGGACCACCCAAATCTCAAGGTGGGATTTACGCATGAGTTTTTGGAACGCGCGGACGGTTGGACACCGTTGAGTCAGCGTTACGGCTTGCAGCTTAGACCACGCGGGATGGAACACGCCCTAGCGTACGTCGCTCTGAACAGCGGTGAGATTGATCTCATGGATGCCTACTCCACCGATGCCAAACTCGTTGAATACGATTTGACCGTGCTGGAGGATGATCTGCATTTCTTCCCAAAGTACAACGCCGTCTTCCTTTACCGGTTGGACACCGACCCAGCAGCTATCGACGCGATTCGCACAGTTGAAGGTGCCATTGATGAAGAGTTGATGACGCGATTGAACGCCGAAGCCGAACGTACAAACAACTTCACAGCCGCCGCCTCACTCTACTTCAGCGGAGTAGAGCACAGAGCGGTAGAAGTCACCTCTGAGTCCTTTGTGTCCAAACTGGCACGGTGGATAGGGCGACATTTGATGCTCGTTGGTATTTCAATGGTGATTGCGATTGTGGTCAGTATTCCGCTCGGTATACGTGCTAGCCGCCCCGGAATACTTGGCCAAGTCATTATTGGG
This genomic window from Candidatus Poribacteria bacterium contains:
- a CDS encoding ATP-binding cassette domain-containing protein — protein: MNESKIALREVEMRFGDVVALHSTNLQVAAGQTTVLIGPSGCGKSTILRLIIGLLTPTSGEIEFEGKPVSQNNILALRRRMGYVIQDGGLFPHLTAAQNVTLMARHLQPTVPADAIQTKLDELCELTRFPQEGLARYAVELSGGQRQRVSLMRALALDPDVLLLDEPLGALDPMVRASLQTELKEIFSSLGKTVILVTHDMAEAGYIGDSIVLMREGRILQQGTLDDLRERPADDFVSEFITAQRSLVQL
- a CDS encoding ABC transporter permease subunit translates to MKRQQEPTRKRQSIPRFRHHVSGITFCTLSVLLLTYTLPSTDAQTIDVGSKRFTESYVLGEIAKKLLEDVGYHVEFKQGMGGTIIVWEALKSGDIAMYPDYTGTIQETILKSATPLTSEQMRSALAEHGIGMTGELGFNNTYAFAMRRAHSDSLNIHKISDLQDHPNLKVGFTHEFLERADGWTPLSQRYGLQLRPRGMEHALAYVALNSGEIDLMDAYSTDAKLVEYDLTVLEDDLHFFPKYNAVFLYRLDTDPAAIDAIRTVEGAIDEELMTRLNAEAERTNNFTAAASLYFSGVEHRAVEVTSESFVSKLARWIGRHLMLVGISMVIAIVVSIPLGIRASRPGILGQVIIGVPGVMQTIPSLALLALLVPVPMLGISPTTAIVALFLYSLLPIVRNTATGLQNIPTPLRESAAALGLEPTAQLTKLYLPMASRTILAGIKTSVIINVGTATLAALIGAGGLGEPIISGLALNDAKVILQGAIPAALLAILVQVCFDGLDRLIIPRGLRLEAASQQAAAGE
- the egtD gene encoding L-histidine N(alpha)-methyltransferase — translated: MIIQGLPDGVNLITAPQHHLQQSLKDAVADGFQKTPKSIPPLFFYDTPGSQLFEQICKLPEYYPTRTEHKILTDGARDIIKTITGEVELVELGSGSSAKTRVLINAILADQPHLHYIPTDISTDFLIESSIALKNEYESLSITAIAAEHSDALRLLPKEDGQSRLFLFLGSNIGNFEPEAAIDFIGRIRCQMCEADRLLIGFDLVKDHQVLFDAYNDKAGVTAEFNKNLLVRINGELGGDFKLDLFDHYAPFVEEHSRIEMRLISRCVQQVYVDGLGQRFDFEEGEYIHTENSYKYTLKGFGSLCDEVGLKMQEYWLDERGWFAVGLFRKTGGG
- a CDS encoding SUMF1/EgtB/PvdO family nonheme iron enzyme, giving the protein MTPKTLADWVIDARQRTFDIVADLTDEQIMSPYLSIVNPLLWEIGHVAWFQEKWVLRDTCKEKPIRDDADALWDSIAIPHQTRWDLPLPSREGTLAYMREVRDQILDKLQRGEPSEEFAYFVRYTTYHEDMHNEAFTYTRQTLEYPPPRFSAVPEGHRDVGGGPLPGDAQIPGGTLMLGATPDEPFVFDNEKWAHPVEIEPFAIARAAVTQSEFATFTEDNGYLRKELWSAEGWEWRESVNATEPVYWQKSHNGWLRRHFDKWVPLEPHLPIIHVNYYEAEAYCSWAKRRLPTETEWETAAAAEPNPAGDGLSSQKRCFPWGNEPPTPEHANLDWDAMGCVDVGACPKSDSAFGCRQMIGNVWEWTSTPFRPYPGFEIDPYKEYSEPWFETRKVLRGGCWTTRSRLLRNTWRNFYTPDRRDVLAGFRTCAS
- a CDS encoding xanthine dehydrogenase family protein molybdopterin-binding subunit, producing the protein MSEYAVLGKRLPRVDALEKVTGAAQYGADVHLPGMLYGKFVRSKHPHAKIVSIDTSEAEKLPGVRAIITQDDVESGRRVFASAKVLYLGEPIAAVAAIDPDIAEEAADLIQVSYEVLPVVQDVTESIKPDAPRLHSDDTKDSPARRAIRTELRRLERDDSQDHSAEIAELNAQLEAIEDEVYYNVSAETHTAVGDVEQGFAESDLVVEDTYVIPRVHQTYMEPHVSVADVDSTGKVTVWASTQGPFAIRSGIAGTLGIPLNQVNVIATTMGGGFGGRFGVALTHVPAVLLSQKTGRPVKIQMSREEEFTDGRPAPGCVITLKTGVKNDGTILARQALAFWDSGSVSGASIGSTLRVRGVYKIPHLKVDAYGVYTNKSGTAAYRAPGTPQAAFAGESQLDDIACKLGMDPVEFRLKNMREEGDPIPGGGQRGGASEPKVGYKETLQAVADAVDWRNRTTGPNQGWGVAIGDWTNGCGPGGMFVSIHEDGSARIFHGSMDISGTDTAITQIVAEVLTLPYEQVAITRGDTDSAPYATGSGGSVVTFTMGNTAKIAAEDTRKRILELAAERLNTEVDNLKLDGGQVTTVVGDPPKSIGFGELAAYSLSTTGGPIVGKGSFARQPTAPALAAQIAKVEVDTETGRIKVLKMASSQDVGFAINPMAVEGQIEGGTVQGYAWATMEEMQYDENGSVNPGFVDYRVPTTADLPTVESIIVEVEAPKGPFGAKGVGEPPITPTLATMANAVADAVGVRITELPMTPERVVDAISGNGK
- a CDS encoding restriction endonuclease → MNNKDDYIEAAHQIIVSLGLPRAQQNERSALCLLALLNLTPRKTWTDTENPLMGITPIIDWVREHYDKEYAPNTRETIRRQTMHQFRDAGIALYNPDRPDRPVNSPKTVYQIGPTALALLRIFNTPAWHDALATYLVERETLVTRYAREREQNRVPVEISPGKKITLSPSEHSELIRDIIENFAPRFAPGSVLVYVGDTEDKWGYFDEDLLAKLGVRVDSHGKMPDVVLYYTEKNWLLLIESVTSHGPVDGERHDELSNLFAESKPQLVYVSAFPNRAIMGRYLGEIAWETEVWVADAPSHLIHFDGERFLGPYNAL